One window from the genome of Hippoglossus hippoglossus isolate fHipHip1 chromosome 10, fHipHip1.pri, whole genome shotgun sequence encodes:
- the irf2 gene encoding interferon regulatory factor 2, which yields MPVERMRMRPWLEEQINSSQIPGLKWVNKEKRIFQIPWMHAARHGWDLEKDAPLFMKWAIHTGKYQPGIDRPDPKTWKANFRCAMNSLPDIEEVKDKSIKKGTNAFRVYKMLSSTERSMKKGKKKSDKEGRPKENKEVPSPFPDRILLQAHAGPIDYSKQEEVKQEPLESTVMDSASAIHSSVEDHVITSEQLPFVCQTIEVTTENEEQTVSSSHSYPLQISPVSSCCGSDTDSDTEDTKEGISAVWRRDYSTSVVRVPTCSLPSMATFVTANKPNFRVTSMRDPDPLISYHTDGWTSAYTQNSLASPGTSHTHEMRASVIMKTSDVTSS from the exons ATGCCAGTAGAGAGGATGAGGATGCGACCGTGGCTGGAGGAACAAATAAACTCATCTCAGATACCAGGACTGAAATGGGTTAATAAG gAAAAGAGAATCTTCCAGATCCCGTGGATGCATGCTGCGCGCCATGGCTGGGACCTGGAGAAAGATGCACCGCTCTTCATGAAATGGGCCATACACACTG GTAAATACCAGCCAGGCATAGACCGTCCGGACCCAAAGACATGGAAGGCTAATTTCCGCTGTGCCATGAACAGTCTGCCAGACATCGAGGAAGTGAAGGATAAAAGTATCAAGAAGGGAACTAACGCCTTCAGAGTTTATAAGAtgctctcctccacagagagaAGTATGAAGAAAG GAAAGAAGAAGTCCGACAAAGAGGGGAGGCCCAAGGAAAATAAAGAG GTACCTTCTCCGTTTCCAGACAGAATTCTTCTCCAAGCTCATGCTGGACCTATCGACTATTCCAAACAGGAAGAGGTCAAGCAGGAACCCCTAGAGTCAACAGTGATGGACAGTGCCTCAG CCATTCACAGCTCAGTGGAAGACCACGTGATCACGAGTGAGCAGCTGCCATTCGTCTGTCAGACAATTGAAGTAACCACTGAGAATGAGGAGCAAACAGTTAGCTCCTCCCACTCGTACCCGCTCCAAATCTCCCCTGTGTCTTCATGCTGCg gcagtgacacagacagtgacacagaaGATACCAAAGAG GGTATCAGTGCAGTCTGGAGGCGGGACTATAGCACATCAGTCGTCAGAGTTCCCACATGTTCTCTTCCCAGCATGGCCACTTTTGTCACCGCCAACAAGCCGAACTTCAGGGTCACCAGCATGCGGGACCCAGACCCACTCATCAGCTACCACACGGACGGCTGGACGTCGGCCTACACCCAGAACTCTCTTGCGTCTCCGGGGACCAGCCACACCCATGAGATGCGCGCAAGTGTCATAATGAAAACCTCCGACGTTACCTCTTCCTGA